One Micromonospora craniellae genomic region harbors:
- a CDS encoding glycine--tRNA ligase: MPADRIDAVVSLAKRRGFVFPSSEIYGGTRSAWDYGPLGVELKENVRRQWWKTMVQQRDDVVGLDSAVILSRDVWAASGHLDAFVDPLTECQSCHRRFRADHLEEAYEAKHGKPLAALTELNCPNCGNKGTFTEPRMFNGLMKTYLGPVESDEGLHYLRPETAQGIFVNYKNVETVARKKPPFGIAQTGKSFRNEITPGNFIFRTREFEQMEMEFFVEPGTDEQWHEYWLQERWNWYIDLGLAEENLRFFEHPQEKLSHYSKRTVDIEYKFRFGGTEFAELEGIANRTDFDLSTHSKHSGVDLSYFDQTKQERWVPYVIEPAAGLTRAVLAFLLEAYDEDEAPNTKGGVDKRTVMRFDPRLAPVKVAVLPLSRNEALSPKAKQLAADLRKRWVVEFDDSQAIGRRYRRQDEIGTPFCVTVDFDTLDDNAVTIRNRDTMAQERIALDQVERYLIDHLPGC, encoded by the coding sequence ATGCCAGCCGACCGTATCGACGCCGTCGTCAGCCTCGCCAAGCGTCGAGGCTTCGTCTTCCCCTCCAGCGAGATCTACGGAGGCACCCGGTCGGCGTGGGACTACGGTCCGCTCGGCGTGGAACTCAAGGAGAACGTCCGCCGGCAGTGGTGGAAGACCATGGTCCAGCAGCGTGACGACGTGGTGGGCCTGGACTCCGCGGTGATCCTCTCGCGCGACGTGTGGGCCGCCTCGGGTCACCTGGACGCCTTCGTCGACCCGCTGACCGAGTGCCAGTCGTGCCACAGGCGGTTCCGCGCCGACCACCTTGAAGAGGCGTACGAGGCCAAGCACGGCAAGCCGCTCGCCGCCCTGACCGAGCTGAACTGCCCCAACTGCGGCAACAAGGGCACCTTCACCGAGCCGCGGATGTTCAACGGCCTGATGAAGACCTACCTCGGCCCGGTGGAGAGCGACGAGGGCCTGCACTACCTGCGGCCGGAGACCGCCCAGGGCATCTTCGTCAACTACAAGAACGTCGAGACCGTCGCCCGCAAGAAGCCGCCGTTCGGCATCGCGCAGACGGGCAAGTCGTTCCGCAACGAGATCACCCCGGGCAACTTCATCTTCCGCACCCGCGAGTTCGAGCAGATGGAGATGGAGTTCTTCGTCGAGCCCGGCACCGACGAGCAGTGGCACGAGTACTGGTTGCAGGAGCGCTGGAACTGGTACATCGATCTCGGTCTGGCCGAGGAGAACCTGCGCTTCTTCGAGCACCCGCAGGAGAAGCTCTCGCACTACTCGAAGCGCACCGTCGACATCGAGTACAAGTTCCGGTTCGGCGGCACCGAGTTCGCCGAGCTGGAGGGCATCGCCAACCGCACCGACTTCGACCTGTCCACGCACAGCAAGCACTCCGGCGTCGACCTGTCGTACTTCGACCAGACCAAGCAGGAGCGCTGGGTCCCGTACGTGATCGAGCCGGCCGCCGGCCTCACCCGTGCGGTGCTGGCGTTCCTGCTGGAGGCGTACGACGAGGACGAGGCGCCGAACACCAAGGGCGGCGTGGACAAGCGCACCGTGATGCGCTTCGACCCTCGGCTGGCCCCGGTGAAGGTGGCGGTGCTCCCGCTCTCCCGCAACGAGGCGCTCTCGCCGAAGGCCAAGCAGCTCGCCGCCGACCTGCGCAAGCGCTGGGTGGTCGAGTTCGACGACTCGCAGGCGATCGGCCGCCGCTACCGCCGGCAGGACGAGATCGGCACCCCGTTCTGCGTGACGGTCGACTTCGACACGCTCGACGACAACGCGGTGACCATCCGGAACCGGGACACCATGGCCCAGGAGCGGATCGCGCTGGACCAGGTCGAGCGCTACCTGATCGACCACCTCCCCGGCTGCTGA
- a CDS encoding type IV toxin-antitoxin system AbiEi family antitoxin domain-containing protein encodes MRSHPPHFADLAEHQQQIVSRAQLLAAGFDDMYLYRQTRRGLWQRVLPATYALVTGALTDEQRRISAALYAGAEAQLTGLAALIWYGFRQSPRTDAVQFVVPHHARRTSAGFAVISRALTLDSRARATPLYPVCSPARAVVDAARDLRQLRPVRAVVAEAVQRGYADLADLDEEIRRARRSRTALVRKAFAEVTQGVRSAPEAELRDCLAASTVLSEILWNPRLRDVGGRAVPTPDGYLPEAAVALEVDSQEYHFRPGDWARTLDRHNELSRLGVLVLHFTPAQIRREPHRVRRSVEEAYESRRGLGAGVRLRVDVSVTPTPPTGDPRG; translated from the coding sequence ATGCGCAGCCATCCTCCCCACTTCGCTGACCTGGCCGAACACCAGCAGCAGATCGTCAGCCGCGCTCAACTGCTCGCCGCCGGCTTCGACGACATGTATCTCTACCGGCAGACCCGACGCGGCCTGTGGCAGCGGGTGCTGCCCGCGACGTACGCCCTGGTCACCGGCGCTCTGACCGACGAGCAGCGGCGGATCTCGGCGGCGCTCTACGCCGGAGCGGAGGCGCAGTTGACCGGTCTCGCCGCGCTGATCTGGTACGGCTTCCGGCAGAGCCCGCGCACCGACGCCGTGCAGTTCGTCGTACCGCATCACGCACGCCGCACGTCCGCCGGCTTCGCGGTGATCTCGCGGGCCCTGACGCTGGACAGCCGGGCCCGCGCCACGCCGCTCTACCCCGTGTGCTCACCGGCCCGCGCGGTGGTCGACGCGGCGCGCGACCTGCGGCAACTCCGTCCGGTGCGGGCCGTCGTCGCCGAGGCCGTGCAGCGGGGGTACGCGGACCTCGCCGACCTGGACGAGGAGATCCGTCGGGCTCGGCGCAGCCGTACGGCGCTGGTCAGGAAGGCGTTCGCCGAGGTGACGCAGGGCGTGCGGTCGGCACCGGAGGCCGAGCTGCGGGACTGCCTGGCGGCCAGCACGGTGCTGTCGGAGATCCTGTGGAATCCCCGGCTCCGGGACGTGGGAGGCCGGGCGGTGCCGACGCCCGACGGCTACCTGCCGGAGGCGGCGGTGGCTCTGGAGGTCGACTCGCAGGAGTACCACTTCCGCCCCGGTGACTGGGCACGGACCCTCGACCGGCACAACGAGCTGAGCCGACTCGGCGTGCTGGTACTGCACTTCACGCCGGCACAGATCCGCCGCGAGCCGCACCGGGTGCGGCGGTCGGTGGAAGAGGCGTACGAGTCCCGGCGCGGCCTCGGTGCCGGCGTCCGGTTGCGGGTCGACGTATCGGTGACGCCGACACCACCGACCGGCGATCCGCGCGGTTGA
- the dusB gene encoding tRNA dihydrouridine synthase DusB — MPTTASVLRPLTIGRHQVWPPVVLAPMAGITNVGFRQLCREQGGGIYVCEMITTVALVERNPKTLRMIAFGADESPRSLQLYGTDPETTAAAVRIVVEKNLADHIDLNFGCPVPKVTRRGGGAALPWRRRLFARLVRAAVDAASPAGVPVTVKMRKGIDDDHLTYVEAGLAAQEAGVAAVALHGRTAAQRYSGTADWDAIATLKQALDVPVLGNGDIWEADDALRMVAHTGVDGVVIGRGCLGRPWLFADLEAAFDGRAERRLPDLGEVATTMRWHAELLVEQFSVGARDPARGERDGCTDFRKHVAWYLKGFPVGSELRRALAMIDSLAQLDDLLGKLDPTVPFPVETLGQPRGRTNSPGRVFLPDGWLASRDDDTVPVGAELDDSGG; from the coding sequence GTGCCGACGACCGCTTCCGTACTGCGCCCGCTGACCATCGGGCGGCATCAGGTGTGGCCGCCGGTGGTGCTGGCGCCGATGGCCGGCATCACGAACGTCGGGTTTCGCCAGCTCTGTCGGGAACAGGGCGGCGGCATCTACGTCTGCGAGATGATCACCACGGTCGCGTTGGTCGAGCGGAACCCGAAGACGCTGCGGATGATCGCCTTCGGGGCGGACGAGAGCCCGCGCAGTCTCCAGCTCTACGGCACCGACCCGGAGACCACCGCCGCCGCCGTGCGGATCGTGGTCGAGAAGAACCTCGCCGACCACATCGACCTCAACTTCGGCTGCCCGGTGCCGAAGGTCACCCGCCGTGGCGGCGGTGCGGCCCTGCCATGGCGGCGCCGGCTCTTCGCCCGCCTGGTGCGGGCCGCTGTGGACGCCGCGTCACCCGCCGGCGTGCCGGTCACCGTCAAGATGCGCAAGGGCATCGACGACGACCACCTGACGTACGTCGAGGCGGGGCTCGCCGCGCAGGAGGCCGGGGTGGCTGCGGTCGCCCTGCACGGGCGTACGGCGGCGCAGCGGTATTCGGGGACGGCGGACTGGGACGCCATCGCCACCCTCAAGCAGGCGCTGGACGTGCCGGTGCTCGGCAACGGCGACATCTGGGAGGCCGACGACGCGCTGCGGATGGTGGCGCACACCGGTGTCGACGGGGTGGTGATCGGGCGCGGCTGCCTCGGTCGGCCGTGGCTCTTCGCCGACCTGGAGGCCGCGTTCGACGGCCGTGCCGAGCGGCGACTGCCCGATCTCGGCGAGGTGGCGACGACCATGCGATGGCACGCAGAGTTGCTGGTGGAGCAGTTCAGCGTCGGGGCGCGTGACCCGGCCCGCGGCGAGCGGGACGGCTGCACCGACTTCCGTAAGCACGTCGCCTGGTACCTGAAGGGTTTCCCGGTCGGCAGCGAACTGCGCCGAGCACTGGCGATGATCGACAGCCTGGCCCAGCTCGACGACCTGCTCGGCAAGCTCGACCCGACGGTGCCGTTCCCGGTGGAGACGCTCGGCCAGCCACGCGGGCGGACCAACTCTCCGGGCAGGGTCTTCCTGCCCGACGGCTGGCTGGCCAGCCGCGACGACGACACCGTTCCGGTCGGCGCCGAGCTGGACGATTCCGGCGGCTGA
- a CDS encoding C39 family peptidase produces the protein MRTAIFRKAALTAAGLAFTGGAIAGPITTAYAAPAGQPAVAVQADRKGHSERQLDVRYEAQPNFYYCGPAAARNALSVQGKNIDVHTMAKDMGTTENGTDSINDITPVLNRETGKDVYKSVEINTPTANTTQTDTLRDDIVRTINDGRAVVANIAGTTTDTTGATHSFEGGHYISVTGYTDNGNTVTIADSANPHHARYHLDIDNLANWIATRGYATS, from the coding sequence ATGCGTACCGCTATCTTCCGCAAGGCTGCCCTGACCGCTGCCGGCCTCGCCTTCACCGGCGGCGCCATCGCCGGCCCCATCACCACCGCGTACGCCGCTCCGGCAGGCCAGCCCGCCGTCGCCGTGCAGGCCGACCGCAAGGGCCACAGCGAACGCCAGCTCGACGTCCGCTACGAAGCCCAGCCCAACTTCTACTACTGCGGCCCCGCCGCCGCCCGCAACGCCCTCAGCGTCCAGGGCAAGAACATCGACGTCCACACCATGGCCAAGGACATGGGCACCACCGAGAACGGCACCGACTCCATCAACGACATCACCCCCGTCCTCAACCGCGAAACCGGCAAGGACGTCTACAAATCCGTCGAAATCAACACCCCCACCGCCAACACCACCCAGACCGACACCCTCCGCGACGACATCGTCCGCACCATCAACGACGGCCGCGCAGTAGTCGCCAACATCGCCGGCACCACCACCGACACCACCGGCGCCACCCACAGCTTCGAAGGCGGCCACTACATCAGCGTCACCGGCTACACCGACAACGGCAACACCGTCACCATCGCCGACTCCGCCAACCCCCACCACGCCCGCTACCACCTCGACATCGACAACCTCGCCAACTGGATCGCCACCCGCGGCTACGCCACCTCCTGA
- a CDS encoding beta-N-acetylhexosaminidase → MSTPSTTAPEPPEHTDPAGVPAARVDGVADHTPPPTAAENSAPETAAAGAPGKAVRTAGELAGTAAREAAALLARPAPGRLRDVVPAPERVTPDATADHLLAADAVIRVSADPTALAVAEQLAALLRPATGYPLPVTDTTAPTPAGGIALDLTGDPDLGAEGYRLDVTRDGVRLTAGTAAGLFHGVQTLRQLLPADVESPTPVARRWVLPGGSILDRPRYPHRGAMLDVARHFFGVPDVLRVIDHLARHKINRLHLHLTDDQGWRIAVDSWPDLGTVGGATEVGGGPGGHYTRADYSRIVTYAAARHITVIPEIDLPGHTNAALAAYPELSPDRTAPPPYTGTEVGFSYVDPAQERTYDFVADVLGELAALTPGQWLHIGGDEAFKVPADVYAGFVERVQRIVAGLGKTVVGWHQIAPAGHVDGRILQWWGTNGDDPVTADAVRRGARLILSPGNHAYLDMKYAPDTPIGHDWAGLIDVRRAYEWDPATHLPGVPAEAVLGVEAPLWTESVTNLAEIEFMLLPRLPAIAELGWSPQGTHDWEGFRRRLAQHGPRWTRAGIAFHHAPEVPWPTDAHIPTPRPHQDVRKGPLLTPGA, encoded by the coding sequence GTGTCCACGCCCTCCACCACCGCCCCGGAACCGCCCGAGCACACCGACCCGGCCGGCGTACCCGCCGCGCGGGTCGACGGCGTCGCGGACCACACGCCGCCGCCCACCGCCGCCGAGAACTCCGCCCCCGAGACCGCCGCCGCCGGCGCGCCCGGCAAGGCGGTACGCACCGCCGGGGAACTGGCCGGAACGGCCGCGCGGGAAGCGGCGGCGCTGCTCGCGCGGCCGGCACCGGGCCGGCTCCGCGACGTGGTGCCGGCCCCGGAACGGGTCACCCCGGACGCCACCGCCGATCACCTGCTCGCCGCCGACGCGGTGATCCGGGTCAGCGCCGATCCCACCGCCCTCGCCGTCGCCGAGCAGCTCGCCGCGCTGCTGCGCCCCGCTACCGGGTACCCGCTGCCGGTGACCGACACCACCGCGCCCACCCCGGCCGGAGGCATCGCCCTCGACCTGACCGGCGACCCCGACCTCGGCGCGGAGGGCTACCGGCTGGACGTCACCCGCGACGGGGTACGGCTCACCGCCGGCACCGCCGCCGGTCTCTTCCACGGGGTCCAGACCCTGCGCCAACTGCTGCCCGCCGACGTCGAGAGCCCCACCCCGGTCGCCCGACGCTGGGTGCTGCCCGGCGGATCGATCCTCGACCGGCCCCGCTACCCGCACCGGGGTGCCATGCTCGACGTGGCCCGGCACTTCTTCGGCGTACCCGACGTGCTGCGGGTGATCGACCACCTGGCCCGGCACAAGATCAACCGGCTGCACCTGCACCTCACCGACGACCAGGGCTGGCGGATCGCGGTGGACTCCTGGCCCGACCTGGGCACCGTCGGCGGGGCGACCGAGGTCGGCGGCGGGCCGGGCGGGCACTACACCCGGGCCGATTACTCCCGTATCGTGACGTACGCCGCAGCCCGGCACATCACCGTCATCCCCGAGATCGACCTGCCCGGGCACACCAATGCCGCGTTGGCCGCGTACCCGGAGCTGTCACCGGACCGGACCGCCCCGCCGCCGTACACCGGCACCGAGGTCGGGTTCAGCTACGTCGACCCGGCGCAGGAGCGGACGTACGACTTCGTCGCCGACGTCCTCGGCGAGCTCGCCGCGCTCACCCCCGGCCAGTGGCTGCACATCGGCGGCGACGAGGCGTTCAAGGTGCCCGCCGACGTCTACGCCGGTTTCGTCGAGCGGGTCCAACGAATCGTCGCCGGGCTCGGCAAGACGGTCGTCGGGTGGCACCAGATCGCCCCGGCAGGGCACGTCGACGGGCGGATCCTGCAATGGTGGGGCACCAATGGCGACGACCCGGTGACCGCCGACGCCGTCCGCCGTGGGGCCCGGCTGATCCTCTCCCCCGGCAACCACGCATACCTGGACATGAAGTACGCCCCGGACACACCGATCGGGCACGACTGGGCCGGTCTCATCGACGTACGCCGGGCGTACGAGTGGGACCCGGCCACCCACCTGCCCGGCGTACCCGCCGAGGCCGTGCTCGGGGTGGAGGCGCCGCTCTGGACCGAATCGGTGACGAACCTCGCCGAGATCGAGTTCATGCTGCTCCCCCGCCTGCCCGCCATCGCTGAGCTGGGCTGGTCGCCGCAGGGCACCCACGACTGGGAGGGCTTCCGCAGGCGTCTGGCACAGCACGGTCCGCGCTGGACCCGGGCCGGCATCGCTTTCCACCACGCACCCGAGGTGCCCTGGCCGACCGACGCGCACATCCCCACTCCCCGACCACACCAGGATGTAAGGAAGGGTCCCCTGCTAACGCCTGGTGCATAG